One window from the genome of Salvia splendens isolate huo1 chromosome 9, SspV2, whole genome shotgun sequence encodes:
- the LOC121746476 gene encoding serine/threonine-protein kinase ATR-like isoform X1 — MANLSSLVHELRERIASSASTPPNKQHDDVLESRFRAVLPRLLQTYVVPSSSAKEREVIAVLKLLSHTAKNFPGVFYHGQASAVVPVIGRILPFFAEPAFRPRHGAILEIVGSLLSLLRTGDRDAYRQFYMDAMLLTEDLLYAAPTFDGRSSGEPKRLLLKSFCDSFARISKHSVLLGDDPGCNQPVTGQGMLIDLSGRERLLAFATSTVKLLSRCLTEGTLYVEGLLDASCVLAVCKLLCFGDADLHMACFDFARLIRAGRNSEIVPAEKLIQSITIILSEDVEGVPIFRSVAYDSSLGACLQALHSCCSDDVVRSTAADIMPIFSQTMLKTGSLELKAALTSAYVRIVNTCPPCFWKPEYLICMLCSSKPNFHLIGCFKVAVSRLGPNVVGMITTPKNHTGLSLIKVNKGESSNGERKRSIQDLESLETKRQKVDDISGPKCPDVFKAVGSFTGAGEKEYADFMCSSLNLLLGFLQPPGENTSSLGTETSLAAICILCIVFSEHPHAELSLRIFQLMFNWISWMFQQQVEQGLLFPLDLSIFLEAVHCLLLSRGSLSEESMHMIYGNTDDIGNILRPLLKLPWDNIPSMTESHPLWKAKCFSVRVQSRVECIREHVVDLDIMDLGLQDDEEEVRIEAVTSMPVIVLLSGLSVLPHMVKRLEILKGDNSEQVKKTVVLSLGRLACLHWYYNGSTAFLGAECKLYFTKDNNKEDSPIHRLLQGFWCSKCDMSDTVDDGSCLEVLSPSMLESGSHLICDFMHLQSLFFELLYDQPSEEVQVACVRIIQRILLHGTEDILLKTRSEWVQCIDLLLLNKNKNVRQAFGSQISFFLQEPILEILFSDKDVSNKSREQRFMDKIKHALAAADEPLVFETLLETTATIMKSVDIHSQLFLFSLILLIGQLDSSHVTVRLTASKLIMRSCYLHHTGGLEAILSKVLHARNELYDYLCMRLVNQRKMVEEFSAAVLGVETEELVKRMIPVVLPRLVVLKHDNDHAQATLYELARCLNTDMVQLIVNWLPKVLAFALHQADGQELKSALQFYHEHTGSDSQEIFAAALPALLEELICFSDVNDPEEISKRLTRVPNMLREVARILTGSEDLPGFLRNHVVGLLNSIDRKMLHAEDMSLQKQAMRRIEMLIELMGSHLSTHVPKFMVLLMHAINKQWLQGEGLSILHLFLKKLATVSPSSTKHVISQVFAALVPFLERDTGNSSSHTSKIVEILEELVVENKVILKQHIREFPTVPNVLALAEVNKVIEEARGLMSPKDQLHDVVEGLKHENLNVRYMVASELSKLLNLKREEFMALFIKEGDSTLDIMSSLITSLLKGCAEESRTSVGQRLKLICADCLGALGAIDPAKIKGFSSIRFKIACSDDDLIFELIHKHLARAFSAAPDTIVQDSAALALQELLKIAGCEPSLEDSILERTKDKQLMKVGKSSMLNCSDEFGRGQRLWDRFSSYIKEIIAPCLTSRFQLPNVSDSTACGSIYRPSMSFRRWIYLWIKKLTAHATGSRSTIFNACRGIVRHDVQIAMYLLPYLVLNAVCDGTEEARSGITEEILSVLNAAASDSSTTAAYGNNSGQREVCIQAVFTLLDNLGQWVDDVEQELALCQPLQSSNSKQLAIKFKDQNMALLDDSNQVLVQCKHVSELLGAIPKFTLARASFRCQAYARSLLYFESYVWDKSGSFNPASERSCGVFEDEDISFLMEIYSELDEPDGLSGLASLRKSKSLEDHLLINKKAGKWAEVLTSCEQALQMEPAVQRHSDVLNCLLNMCHLQAMVTHVDGLIRRNPQYKKTWCTQGVQAAWRLGRWDLMGEYLTGADEEGLLYSSSESNASFDKGVAKILQAMMEKDQFSVAEKIAKSKQALIAPLAAAGMDSYERAYPFVVKLHLLRELEDFNSLLKRESFLGRRFKLDEPEFLSALENWECRLKLTQPSLWAREPLLAFRRLVFSASGLGAQVGNCWIQYAKLCRSAGHYETANRAILEAKAAQASSVHIEKAKLLWNTRRADGAIAELQQSLLNMPIEVVGPAAMSSITSLSVAPANPPPLLSDAQCMNENPDIAKTLLLYSRWIHYTGQKQKEDVITLYSRVKELQPKWEKGFFYMAKYCDEVLVDARKRQEGPTEQSVRVMPSNSALASKNINSEQSWWTYLPDVLLFYAKGLHRGHKNLFQALPRFLTLWFDFGTFYYISNQQSSKDMKNVHLKIESIIRGCLKDLPTYQWLTVLPQLVSRICHQNEVTVRLVKRIITSVLQQYPQQALWTMAAVTKSTVSSRRDSAAEIIQAARRGSNQGAFNSMFLQFAALVDHLIRLCFHPGQSKSKTINILTEFSALKRMMPVEIIMPTQESLTVNLPSDDANPADSGTSDIFSHSYLPTISGITDEAEILSSLQRPKKVILIGSDGKQHPFLCKPKDDLRKDARMMEFNTMINRLLSKNPESRRRKLYIRTFAVIPLTEDCGMVEWVPHTRGLRHILQDIYISSGKFDKQKTNPQIKRIYDQSHGKMPEDQMLKTKILPMFPPAFHKWFLNTFSEPAMWFRARTAYAHTTAVWSMVGHIVGLGDRHGENILFDSTTGDCVHVDFSCLFDKGLQLEKPELVPFRLTQNMIDGLGITGYEGTYLRVSEITLSILRAHKETLMSVLETFIHDPLVEWTKSHKSSGVEVQNPHAQRAISNIEARLQGVVVGVGAAPSLPLAVEGQARRLISEAVSLKNLGKMYIWWMPWF, encoded by the exons ATGGCGAATTTGTCGAGCCTGGTGCACGAGCTCCGGGAGCGCATCGCATCATCAGCATCAACTCCTCCGAACAAGCAGCACGACGACGTTTTGGAGTCACGCTTTCGCGCCGTCCTCCCCAGACTTCTCCAAACCTACGTTGTTCCTTCATCGTCTG CCAAGGAGAGAGAGGTGATTGCGGTGCTGAAGCTGCTGTCACACACGGCGAAGAATTTTCCCGGAGTTTTCTATCACGGGCAAGCGAGTGCGGTTGTTCCTGTAATCGGAAGGATTCTGCCCTTCTTTGCTGAACCTGCATTTCG TCCACGACATGGAGCTATACTGGAGATTGTTGGATCGCTGTTGTCCTTGCTCCGCACAGGTGATCGGGATGCCTACCGCCAGTTCTATATGGATGCTATGTTGTTAACTGAAG ATCTTCTATATGCGGCCCCAACATTTGATGGGAGAAGTTCAGGGGAACCAAAGAGACTGCTGTTGAAGTCTTTCTGTGATTCTTTTGCCAGAATCTCCAAGCACTCTGTCCTTCTTGGAGATGACCCAGGTTGTAATCAACCAGTCACTGGACAAGGAATGTTAATTGATCTTTCGGGAAGAGAAAGATTGCTAGCATTTGCCACATCAACCGTCAAGCTTCTAAGTAGATGCTTAACCGAAGGAACTTTGTATGTTGAAGGGCTTTTGGATGCATCATGTGTTTTGGCTGTCTGCAAGCTTTTGTGCTTTGGAGATGCTGATCTGCACATG GCATGCTTTGACTTTGCACGCCTCATCAGAGCAGGGAGAAACAGTGAGATAGTTCCTGCTGAAAAACTAATACAATCAATAACAATTATACTAAGTGAAGATGTTGAGGGTGTTCCTATTTTCag aaGTGTGGCATATGACTCATCACTAGGAGCATGTCTTCAGGCGTTGCATTCGTGCTGTTCAGATGATGTTGTCAGGTCAACGGCAGCTGATATAATGCCCATTTTTTCTCAGACAATGCTGAAGACTGGCAGCTTGGAGCTCAAG GCTGCTCTTACCAGTGCATATGTCCGAATTGTGAATACATGCCCCCCTTGTTTCTGGAAGCCAGAATATCTAATTTGTATGCTTTGTTCATCCAAGCCCAATTTTCATTTAATAGGCTGCTTCAAAGTTGCTGTTTCGAGGCTAGGCCCCAATGTTGTTGGAATGATAACAACTCCCAAAAATCATACTGGTCTATCTCTGATCAAGGTTAATAAAGGTGAAAGCTCAAATGGTGAGCGCAAAAGATCCATTCAGGATTTAGAATCATTAGAAACTAAGCGCCAAAAAGTAGATGACATTTCTGGCCCTAAATGTCCTGATGTATTCAAGGCTGTTGGTAGTTTTACTGGTGCAGGGGAAAAAGAATATGCTGATTTTATGTGCTCCTCATTAAATCTCTTACTTGGATTTCTACAACCTCCTGGAGAAAATACTAGTTCATTGGGGACAGAAACTTCCCTTGCAGCTATTTGCATACTCTGTATAGTTTTTTCTGAACATCCTCATGCTGAGCTATCCCTTCGCATATTTCAGCTTATGTTCAACTGGATTTCTTGGATGTTTCAGCAg CAGGTAGAACAAGGACTTCTATTCCCTCTTGATCTATCCATTTTTCTAGAAGCAGTCCACTGCCTGCTGCTTTCGAGAG GGTCCTTATCTGAAGAGAGTATGCATATGATCTACGGAAATACTGATGATATTGGGAACATCTTGAGACCACTGCTAAAGCTTCCTTGGGATAATATTCCTTCCATGACAGAATCCCATCCCCTATGGAAGGCAAAATGTTTCTCTGTTCGTGTGCAGTCCAGGGTTGAGTGTATAAGAGAGCATGTGGTGGATCTTGATATTATGGACTTGGGGCTTcaagatgatgaagaagaagttAGAATCGAAGCTGTCACTTCTATGCCAGTGATTGTTCTACTCTCGGGGTTATCTGTTCTGCCCCATATGGTCAAAAGGCTGGA AATCCTAAAAGGAGATAATAGTGAGCAAGTCAAGAAAACAGTTGTCCTCTCTCTTGGTCGTCTCGCATGCCTGCATTGGTACTACAATGGTTCTACTGCATTTCTGGGAGCTGAATGCAAATTATACTTCACAAAGGATAACAATAAAGAAGACTCACCTATTCATCGTCTGTTGCAAGGATTTTGGTGTTCAAAGTGTGACATGAGTGACACAGTCGATGATGGGTCTTGTTTGGAAGTTCTTTCACCTAGCATGCTCGAAAGTGGTTCTCATTTGATATGTGATTTTATGCATTTGCAGTCTTTATTTTTTGAGCTCCTTTATGATCAGCCATCAGAAGAAGTTCAAGTTGCATGTGTAAGAATAATCCAACGAATCCTTCTGCATGGAACTGAAGATATTTTGCTTAAGACAAGATCTGAGTGGGTTCAGTGCATTGATCTTTTACTTCTTAACAAGAACAAAAATGTGAGACAAGCCTTTGGATCTCAAATAAGTTTCTTTCTTCAGGAGCCTATTTTGGAGATTTTATTTTCAGATAAGGATGTTTCCAACAAATCAAGAGAACAAAGGTTCATGGACAAAATAAAACATGCTTTGGCAGCTGCTGATGAACCTCTGGTTTTTGAAACCCTACTAGAAACTACAGCAACTATCATGAAATCTGTTGATATCCATAGTCAACTATTTCTGTTCTCCCTTATTTTACTGATTGGTCAGCTTGACAGTTCTCATGTTACTGTGAGACTGACTGCATCGAAACTGATTATGAGATCTTGTTACCTACATCACACAGGTGGGCTTGAGGCAATCCTTTCCAAAGTTCTTCATGCCCGAAATGAACTGTATGATTATCTATGCATGAGGCTGGTCAATCAGCGAAAAATGGTTGAAGAGTTTTCAGCAGCTGTTCTTGGTGTGGAAACTGAAGAACTTGTCAAGAGGATGATTCCTGTTGTTCTTCCTAGACTTGTGGTCCTCAAGCATGATAATGACCATGCACAAGCAACATTATATGAATTGGCCAGGTGTTTGAACACAGACATGGTGCAGCTAATTGTTAATTGGCTGCCTAAAGTACTTGCCTTTGCTCTTCATCAAGCTGATGGACAGGAATTAAAATCCGCGTTGCAATTCTACCATGAACATACTGGATCTGATAGTCAAGAAATTTTTGCAGCTGCTTTGCCTGCACTTTTGGAAGAACTTATATGCTTCTCCGATGTAAATGATCCAGAAGAAATAAGTAAAAG ATTAACCAGGGTACCTAATATGTTAAGAGAAGTTGCAAGAATTCTTACTGGTAGTGAAGATCTCCCTGGTTTTTTGAGGAACCATGTTGTTGGTTTGCTGAACAGCATTGATAGAAAAATGCTTCATGCAGAGGACATGTCACTACAAAAACAAGCGATGAGACGGATAGAGATGCTGATTGAATTGATGGGCTCCCATCTTAGCACACATGTACCAAAATTTATGGTTCTTCTCATGCATGCCATCAACAAGCAATGGCTGCAGGGTGAAGGTCTCTCTATACTACATTTGTTTTTAAAGAAATTAGCTACTGTCTCACCATCTAGCACTAAACATGTTATTTCTCAAGTTTTTGCTGCACTTGTTCCTTTCCTGGAAAGAGATACAGGGAATTCATCCTCCCATACGAGTAAAATTGTAGAGATATTGGAAGAACTTGTAGTTGAGAATAAGGTCATTTTAAAGCAGCACATTCGTGAGTTCCCTACTGTACCCAATGTACTTGCTCTGGCAGAAGTGAACAAAGTCATTGAAGAAGCACGTGGATTAATGTCTCCAAAAGACCAATTGCATGATGTTGTGGAGGGGTTAAAGCACGAGAATTTGAATGTAAGATACATGGTAGCATCTGAGCTAAGCAAGTTGTTGAACTTGAAAAGGGAGGAGTTCATGGCTTTGTTCATTAAGGAAGGGGATTCAACTTTGGATATCATGAGTTCTCTGATAACATCACTGCTCAAAGGGTGTGCTGAGGAATCAAGGACTTCGGTTGGACAGAGGTTGAAGCTGATATGTGCAGATTGCCTTGGAGCTCTTGGTGCTATTGATCCTGCCAAAATCAAGGGATTTTCCAGCATACGCTTTAAGATTGCATGTTCTGACGATGATCTCATTTTTGAGTTGATTCACAAGCATCTAGCCAGGGCTTTCAGTGCAGCACCAGATACCATTGTGCAAGATTCAGCTGCATTGGCTCTTCAGGAGCTGCTAAAAATTGCAGGATGTGAGCCATCTCTTGAAGACAGTATTTTGGAGCGGACTAAAGACAAACAGCTTATGAAGGTAGGAAAATCTTCTATGTTGAACTGCTCTGATGAGTTTGGTAGGGGGCAGAGATTGTGGGATCGGTTTTCCAGTTATATCAAAGAGATAATAGCACCTTGCTTAACCTCAAGATTCCAGCTTCCCAATGTGTCAGACTCAACAGCTTGTGGATCTATATACCGTCCTTCAATGTCATTCAGGAGATGGATATACCTGTGGATTAAAAAACTAACTGCACATGCCACAGGTTCTCGGTCTACAATTTTCAATGCTTGTCGAGGTATAGTGCGCCATGATGTGCAGATAGCCATGTATCTTCTACCCTACTTGGTCTTAAATGCTGTGTGTGACGGTACAGAGGAGGCACGTAGTGGCATAACAGAGGAAATTTTATCAGTTCTTAATGCAGCCGCCTCAGATAGTAGCACTACTGCTGCTTACGGAAATAATTCTGGGCAAAGAGAGGTGTGTATCCAGGCTGTATTTACACTTCTTGACAATCTAGGCCAATGGGTGGATGATGTGGAGCAAGAACTTGCCCTTTGCCAGCCTCTTCAGTCATCCAACTCTAAGCAGCTGGCAATCAAGTTTAAGGACCAGAATATGGCTCTTCTAGATGATTCAAACCAAGTTCTTGTACAATGCAAACATGTGTCAGAACTCCTTGGTGCAATTCCAAAATTTACCCTTGCTAGGGCCTCATTCAGATGTCAGGCTTATGCTAGATCTTTATTGTATTTTGAGTCCTATGTGTGGGATAAGTCAGGATCTTTTAATCCTGCTTCTGAAAGGAGCTGTGGAGTCTTTGAGGATGAAGACATATCTTTTCTTATGGAAATCTACAGCGAATTGGATGAACCAGATGGCTTATCTGGATTGGCATCTCTACGTAAATCAAAAAGCTTGGAAGACCACCTTTTGATTAACAAAAAGGCAGGAAAATGGGCTGAAGTTTTGACTTCTTGTGAGCAGGCTCTGCAGATGGAACCTGCTGTTCAGAGGCATTCAGATGTCCTCAATTGCTTATTGAACATGTGTCATTTACAGGCCATGGTGACTCATGTAGATGGATTAATTCGTAGGAATCCTCAGTACAAGAAAACATGGTGCACCCAAGGGGTTCAAGCTGCCTGGAGGCTAGGGAGGTGGGACTTGATGGGTGAGTACCTGACAGGAGCTGATGAAGAAGGTTTACTTTATAGCAGCTCTGAGAGTAATGCTTCTTTTGACAAAGGTGTAGCAAAGATTCTTCAGGCGATGATGGAAAAGGATCAGTTTTCGGTTGCTGAGAAAATTGCCAAGTCTAAGCAAGCTCTAATTGCTCCACTGGCTGCAGCTGGGATGGATTCTTATGAACGAGCATACCCATTTGTTGTCAAACTTCACTTGCTCCGTGAGCTTGAGGATTTCAACTCTCTTCTAAAAAGGGAGTCATTTCTAGGAAGGAGATTCAAACTAGATGAACCAGAATTCTTAAGTGCTCTGGAAAATTGGGAATGCCGGCTCAAACTTACCCAACCATCTTTGTGGGCAAGGGAACCACTCTTGGCATTCAGAAGACTTGTTTTTAGTGCCAGTGGTCTTGGTGCTCAAGTTGGAAATTGCTGGATACAATATGCAAAGCTTTGTCGCTCAGCTGGTCATTATGAAACTGCAAACCGGGCAATTTTGGAAGCCAAGGCTGCGCAGGCATCTAGTGTTCATATTGAGAAGGCTAAGCTTCTGTGGAACACCAGGCGGGCAGATGGTGCCATTGCTGAGCTGCAACAGTCTCTTTTAAACATGCCCATTGAAGTTGTTGGCCCTGCTGCTATGTCGTCAATTACCAGCCTCTCTGTGGCTCCTGCGAATCCTCCCCCTTTGCTCTCTGATGCTCAGTGTATGAATGAAAATCCAGATATAGCAAAGACCCTCCTCCTGTACTCGAGGTGGATTCATTATACTGGGCAAAAGCAGAAGGAAGATGTGATAACTCTATATTCTAGGGTGAAGGAACTGCAGCCCAAGTGGGAGAAGGGATTCTTCTACATGGCAAAATACTGTGATGAAGTGCTTGTTGATGCCCGTAAACGGCAGGAAGGCCCTACTGAACAGTCAGTGCGAGTGATGCCATCTAATTCAGCACTTGCATCTAAAAACATAAACTCAGAGCAAAGCTGGTGGACTTATCTTCCTGATGTGCTGTTGTTTTATGCAAAGGGGCTTCACAGGGGCCACAAGAATCTGTTCCAGGCCCTGCCAAGGTTTTTAACATTATGGTTTGACTTTGGGACCTTTTATTATATAAGTAATCAACAGTCCAGTAAGGATATGAAAAATGTCCATTTGAAG ATCGAGAGTATCATTAGAGGGTGCTTGAAAGACTTGCCAACCTACCAGTGGTTGACTGTCTTGCCTCAATTGGTTTCAAGGATTTGCCACCAAAATGAAGTAACTGTCCGCTTGGTAAAGCGGATAATAACTTCTGTTCTCCAGCAGTACCCACAGCAAGCCCTTTGGACTATGGCAGCTGTTACAAAGTCTACTGTTTCTTCGAGAAGAGACTCTGCAGCAGAGATCATACAAGCTGCTAGAAGAGGATCCAATCAAGGAGCCTTTAACTCTATGTTCTTGCAATTTGCTGCTCTTGTGGATCATTTAATCAGGTTATGCTTCCATCCAGGCCAATCAAAGTCAAAGACAATCAATATTTTGACAGAGTTTAGTGCCCTGAAGAGGATGATGCCTGTGGAAATTATAATGCCAACCCAGGAATCTCTTACTGTTAACCTACCGTCAGATGATGCAAATCCTGCGGATTCTGGTACATCAGACATCTTTTCACACTCATATCTGCCGACAATATCTGGAATAACAGATGAGGCTGAAATTCTTTCATCACTTCAGCGCCCCAAAAAA GTCATTCTCATAGGTAGTGATGGAAAGCAACACCCATTTCTTTGCAAGCCAAAGGATGACCTGAGGAAAGATGCAAGAATGATGGAGTTCAATACAATGATAAACCGTTTGCTTTCCAAAAATCCTGAAAGTCGTCGTCGGAAGCTTTATATTCGTACTTTTGCAGTGATTCCTTTGACAGAAGATTGTGGCATGGTTGAGTGGGTCCCTCATACTCGTGGGCTTCGACATATTCTCCAGGACATCTACATAAGCTCCGGAAAGTTTGATAAGCAGAAAACAAATCCTCAAATTAAGCGTATCTATGACCAATCACATGGTAAAATGCCTGAAGATCAAATGCTGAAGACCAAAATCCTACCAATGTTCCCTCCAGCTTTCCACAAATGGTTTCTAAACACATTCTCAGAACCAGCTATGTGGTTTAGAGCCCGTACTGCCTATGCACATACTACTGCAGTCTGGTCAATGGTTGGTCATATTGTTGGTCTTGGGGATCGGCATGGTGAAAACATCCTTTTTGATTCTACCACTGGGGATTGCGTGCATGTTGACTTTAGTTGCTTGTTTGATAAAGGCCTGCAGTTGGAGAAGCCGGAGTTGGTGCCATTCAGACTGACACAG AACATGATCGATGGGCTTGGCATAACTGGCTATGAGGGCACCTACCTCAGGGTTTCTGAGATCACACTTTCAATTCTGAGGGCTCACAAGGAGACACTGATGAGTGTTCTGGAAACTTTCATCCACGATCCTCTTGTCGAATGGACTAAATCTCACAAATCTAGTGGAGTAGAAGTACAAAATCCACATGCACAG CGAGCCATCAGCAACATAGAAGCACGTCTGCAGGGAGTAGTTGTCGGTGTAGGAGCTGCACCTTCTCTACCTCTAGCCGTGGAGGGACAAGCTCGCCGGCTAATTTCTGAAGCAGTTTCCCTCAAAAACCTTGGAAAAATGTATATATGGTGGATGCCTTGGTTCTGA